TACTATGATGGGATCTTACCACCTTCATATGTTTTCAAGTATAGGTATAGGAACCATTTTTTCTTTTATAGTAACTTATCTTTTATTAATAATTAGTGCCCACTATTTAAAATCTTCTTTTTATTTACTTTCTTCTTATACAGGAATTAATCTTTATAAAACCGGGGGCTTTTGGTATTTTATAGGGACTTTATTAATCATTGTAGTAATTGGTTTTTTAATAAATTTAGTTGCTTGGGTATTAATTGCGGTAGCTTTTTTCACTACCCCTGAAGAAATAAAAAGCACTGCTTAAAATTTTTAGAATTTGAACCTCCATTTCTAAGATTTTAAGAGAAGCCAAAAATCTTAAAGTTTGAAATAATTTTATTTATAAGATATAATTAATTTAAAACCAAAAGAGTGGAGTAAAAAATGGATGCTATTACTAATTTAAGAGGATTAGACAAAATAATTGTTCCTATTAGACTTACTTCCAGTTCTAAAATTAGATTTCAATGTTATCCAGGGGTTCCTTGTTTTAAACTTTGTTGTTCAGACCTATTTTTACCACTTACCCCTTATGACATTATAAGAATTCGAGATAGACTTGGACTAACAACTGATGAATTTTTACTTCTTTATACAGAACCATTTATATTACCTAAGTCAGGATTACCTATTGTTAGACTTAAGATGAGAGAAGATGAGGAAAAGACTTGTCCATTTTTAGGTGAAGGGGGTTGCACAATTTATGAAGTAAGACCTCTTGCTTGTAGATATTATCCTCTTGGTTTTGGAATGTTTAGAAATAGAGACGAAGGAAAAAATGAAGATATTTATTACCTTGTAAAGGAGGGGTTTTGTCAAGGTCTTGATTCAGGAGAAGAAATGACTGTAGAGGAATATAGAATTTCTCAAGGTATCCCAGAACTTGAAGAACCCATTAAAGAATGGGGAGAAATTATAATGAGAAAAGAATCTTTTGGTCCTATGGAGGTTCCTGAAAAAAGTTTGCAACTTTTTTTTATGGTAAGTAGCAACCCAGAAAGATTTAGAGCTTTTGTTTTTGAATCAAAATTTTTAGATATGTTTGAAGTTCCAGAGGAAACCTTAGAAGAAATTAAAAAAGATGATTTAAAACTTTTACAGTTTGGTTTTAAATGGCTTAAAACAGTTCTTTTTGGAGACAAATTAGTTAAGCGGAAAAAAGAAGGTCCTTCAGTTAAAAAGATAAAACCCTTTTAATTTTTCAAATTAAATGTTTCCCAAAATCAAAAGAAAAAAGACCAAAGTTGTTAAAGTAGGTAGCGTCTTAATAGGTGGGGAAAATCCTATTCGTGTTCAAAGCATGACAAATACAGATACAAGAGATGTAAAAGCAACCTTAGAACAAATATATAAACTTCATTATGCAGGATGTGAAATAATTAGAGTAACAATCCCCGATGAAAAAGCAGTTTCAGCTTTAAAAGAAATAACAAAAAAAAGCCCTATGCCTGTTATTGCAGATTTACATTTTGTTACTTCTCTTGGTGAAAAAGCAGTGAAAGCAGGAATTGCAGGAATAAGAATTAATCCTGGGACCTTTAAAAATCTTAAAAATCTTGATAGACTGATTGAGGTTTGTAAAGATTATGGAGTTTGTATAAGAATAGGGATAAACGCAGGATCTTTAGAAACAAAAATTTTAAAAAAATATAAAACTCCTACTCCTTCTGCAATGGTTGAAAGCGCTATAAATTGGGTTAATTATATAGTAGAAAAATTTGATTATCAGAATATTAAAGTTTCTTTAAAATCTTCTAATTGGTGGGACACTGTTAAGGCTTATGAACTTTTTTCTAAAAAATCTGATTTTCCTTTACATATAGGTGTTACAGAAGCAGGAGGACTCATTCCAGGAACTATTAAAAATACCATGGCTATTACTTATCTGCTTTTAAAAGGGATTGGAGATACTTTGAGAGTATCTTTAACTGCGGATCCAGTAGAGGAGGTATATGTAGCTTATGAGATTTTGAGAAATCTTGGTTTAAGAACTCTTCATCCTGATATAATAGCTTGTCCTATGTGTGGAAGATGTGAAATAGATCTGATGAAACTTTATAGGGAAGTTGAAAATTGGGCTAAAAATGTTAAAGCAAATCTTAGACTTGCTGTTATGGGATGTATAGTTAATGGACCTGGAGAAGCAAAACATGCAGATCTTGGAATAACAGGAGGGAAAGGGGTAGGAATAATTTTTAGAGAGGGGAAAATCATTAAAAAAGTTCCTGAGGATCAGCTACTTAATGAATTTTTTAAAGAGATTGAAACCTTTTTAAAAGAACACCCTGAAAGATTGATTAATCTTTAGTGATAAGTTTATAAATATCTTTAGCAGAAAGCTTATATTCTTCTGCTAAGATTTTAGCTATTTCTTTAGGTTTAAGCCCACTATTTTTAAGTTCTTCTATCTTCTTTTTAAGATCAGAAATCTCTTTTTTTATTGGTAATTTTTCAATTTTAGGTTTAGGAAGGATTATAAGAGTAATTTCTCCTAAAAAGTTTTCTCTTTTAGCTAAAGTTTCTAAATCTGTCCATAGGAGCTCTTCGTGAAGTTTAGTTAATTCACGAGCTAAAAAACATTCACAATTTCCAAGAATTTCAAGAAGATTTTTGGCAGTTTTTACCATTCTGTGAGGGCTTTCAAAAATAACAATAGGTAGATTTCTGGGTAGATTTTCTAATACCCTTTTCTGTTCTGTTTTTTTCCGAGGTAAAAAACCAAGAAAAATAAACCCAGAGCTAAGATTAACCCCAGAAACGCTAAGAGCACAAGTAAGGGCAGAAACCCCAGGAACAGGAACAACTTTAATTCCTTTTTTGTAGGCTTCTCTTACTAAGTAAGCTCCTGGATCTGAAATAAGGGGACAACCAGCTTCACTGGTGAGAACTACATCCTCTCCTTCCTCTAAAAACTTAAGCACTTTATGACTTCTTTCTATCTCTACATCTTTATAAAGACTTATTAATTTTTTGGAGCCACATCTATAATGGTTAAGAAGTTTTTTAACAGACCTTGTATCCTCAGAAGCTATGATTTTTACGTTTTTTAAAACTTCTAAGGCTCTTAAGGTGATGTCTTCAAGGTTACCTATAGGAACCCCAACTACATAAAGCTTCCCTTTTGTTTTTTCCATCTTTAAAAACACCTTTATTTGAACTAATTTTTAGCACAAACCAGAAAAAAGGACAACCAATTGTTAGAAGATATTGTAAAAATAGAAAGACCCAAGAGGGATAAACCCTCTGGGTTTCATCCAAAGGATATACTCAGCATAATTTAGTAATTAAATTTTATGCCAGCATAAAAAGATCTATCAGGGGTTCCATAGTCTTTTACTTCTTCATAATTAGCGTTAAAAAGATTTTCTACCTTGAGATAAAACTTAATTTTGGGATTGAAAGAATAATTAGTAGATAGATTAAAAAGAGAGTAGGATTTTAACTTCTGAGTATTTAAAGGATTTGCAAATCTTTCTCCAGTATAAACATAATCAGCAATAACAGAAAGGTTTTTGAGAGAGTACTCTAAGGTAGCTTCAGCTTTATGAGAAGGCTTATAAATAAGATATTTTTCTTTATCCCTGTCTTCTGAATCTAAATAGGTATAATTAGCTTTTAGGCTTAAGTTTTGAGTAAGTTTTAGGGTAAGATAGACTTCAGCCCCTTTTATAACAGCTTTTCCGATGTTTTGGGGTTGCCAGGTTTGAAGGTCAAACTGGATAAGATCTTTATATCTTTGGTAAAAAACAGAACCACCTAAAATTAGCTTATTTTCTAAAAAAGTCTTTTCAAATCCAAGATCCCACCCTTTTGATTCTTCAGGTTTAAGGTTAGGATTGCTAAAGATGGGATAATAAAGGTCATCAAAAGTAGGAACTCTAAAACTTGTCCCATAGTTAGCTTTAAGCTTTACATCAATCTTAGGAATTATATAGCTAATTCCTAATCTGTAAGTAGTTTTTTCTCCAAGATTTTTATAATTATCATATCTTAACCCTGCAGTTAAAAGAAGTTCATTTTCTAAAAGGTAAAGCTTGTTGTTAAGAAAAATCCCAGTATATTCCCTTTTTTTATCATAGCTTGAAGATCCCCAGCTACTTTCAGAGAGCATTTCTACTTCCTCTCTTTTAAAGTCTAAACCAAAAACCAAAGAATAAGTCTTCCCTAAGTTTAAAAAATTTTCCCAAGAAAAACCCTCTGTAGAAGGTGTATATCGGGTATAAGGAGACCAACTAATAGGTTCATAATATTTTCTTTGGGAGTAATTCTTATAGATAGAGAAAGTTTGCTTAAATTGTTCAAAAAGGTCTAAGTTAAGTTTGGCACCAACAAGGTAATTATAGTCTTTTCTAAGGTTTTCTGCATCTTCATCCCAGCCGTCATACTCTATCCTTCCGTAGTTATATCTTCCCAAAAATTCAAATCTTACCTTAGGTAAAAGATTAAGCCCTATCTTAGCAGAAGCAAAGGAATTCTTAAACCCGTCTTTTTCCTTTCCATAACGATAGGCAGAAAAGCCATCTGTATAGTAATAAAAGGTATTTAACCTAAAGTCAATATTTTTAAGTTCTCCTGATAGTTCAAAAGAGGGTTTATAGGTTCCGTAAGAACCACCTTCAAGGTAAAGACCGATTTTTGGTCTTCCTTTACCCTTTTTAGTAATAATATTTATTACCCCGGCTACAGCCTCAGACCCATAAAGTGTGCTTTGAGGTCCTTCAATGATTTCAATCCTTTCTATGTCATCAACCGTTAAACTTCCAAGGTCAACTTGTCCAGAAGAAGGATCGTTGATTTTAAATCCATCTATCAAAACTAAGGTGTGAGCTGATTTAACTCCTCTTGGAAGAATAGCTCCTGCTGTCTGACCAGGACCGCCGTTTGCTCTAATGTATAGTTGAGGAAGGGTTCGTAAAACATCAGTGAGAAAGATAAAATTTTTCTTTTCAAGCTCCTCTTTGGTTATAACGGTTACTTGTGAAGTTACCTCTTTTAAGGGCTCTTCAATTCTGTCTGCTGAAACTACTACTTCAGGAATTTCTTTAACCTCTTTACTTTCTTCTGCACCAAAAGAAGGAGAAACCAAAGTTCCTAATAAAAAAAGAAAGCTGAGTTTGTGGAAGACCTTTTTGCTCATGACTCACCCCCTCGGGTTTTTTGGGGCTGGAGCGGTCTTCCGGCTTCCGGATCGTCCTACTCGCCGCACCTTCCCGGTGCCTTTCGGCACCAGTGGTCTGTCGGCTAAGAGCTTTAAAAAAGAAAAGCTCTTAGCCCAAGAAAGGAAGCCTCCTTTCGGGGAATACCCTACTTGGGACCTCCTTTCCCATCCGCATAAAAGCGGACAAGCGGCTTTCGTCCCCGGTCACGGCTGCGGGGCAGCGGGGGATTTTCACCCCACTTCCACAACTCCGGCCCACAACCTAATATATCATCCCTCTTTAAAAAATCAATCTAATTTTTTCTTTTTTTAAATTGTTTAGAGATTGTATATATGTTGTTTATTGTAGGTAGTGTCTCATTAATTGTGTAAATACTTGAAAAGTAAAATGGGCATGGTAGCTTCCCCAATGCTTAATAACCAAAACTACCAGAAAGGAGTGGAAGCTACCATGAAAGAAAAAACTAAAACTTTAACAAAACAACCTATGGAAGAAATTTTAAACTTTTTTTTCAGCAGGAAGTCAATAATCTTATTAAAAACCTTTTAGAAAAGCTTATGCTTGAAAAAAGAAAAATTTATTTAGAAGAGATAGAAGATTATGCAAACGGTTTTTATATCAGAGATTTACTTACAAAGTATGGGAAGGTTCAAGACTTAAAAGTGCCTCGGGTCAGGAATGGTGGTTTTCGTCCTGCTATACTTGTATTCACCCCAAAGCGTTTCTCGGTTAATAAAGGTGACCGAAGATGAAGTAAGGAGTTGGAAAGAAAAAGCACTTTCAGAGGAATATTTGGCAATATTTTTAGATGGAACTTATTTACCTATTCGTCGAAATGAGGTAGCAAAGGAACCAGTTTATTTAGCTTTGAGGATAAAGCTTGATGGAAGAAGGGAAATACTTGGATTTTGATTATTTGGATCTGAAGGGGAATGATTTACCTGGGATAGAAAATGCCATAAAGATGGTTTATCCGTCTTCAGAATGGCAACTTTGTGTATTACATACTGTAAGGAATTCTTTAAATAAGGTGCGGGTAAAAGATAGAGGTTTATTTGCAGAAGATTTAAAAAGGATATACAGAGCAGAAACAAAAGAAAAAGCTAAGGAGGGGATATTAAGATTAAAGGAAAGATGGGGTAAGATATATCCTAAGGTAGTGAAAAAATGGGAGGATAAAGCGTATGCATTATTAACCTTTTTGAGGTATCCGAAGGAGATAAGGCAGTTTATTTATACAACTAATCAGCTTAAAAGATTAGCAAAGGAGATAAAAAGGAGGATAAAGGTAATTTCCGGATGAAGGATCAGCTGAAAGATTGTTATATTTGATCTTGAAAGAGATGAATGAGAGGTTAAACTCAAAGAGGTTAAGGGGATTTAACGAGATTGAATTGGGGAACTACCATGCCCTTCCCGGAGAAATTTTTACACAATAAAAAAGACACTGTGTTTAAATCTAACTTGGGATGACATTTTCTTTGAACATAATCTTATCAGAATTAGAAAAGCAAAAAGAATAAAGAAAGATTTGTTCCTATGAGTAAGATGCTGAAAAAAGCTCTCTTACATTTAAAAACAACAAGAACTGATGACAACCCATTTGTTTTCCCATCACCTAAGACAGGAAAACCTTTAAACGATATCAGAAGAGTAATTTTGAAAATAGCAAAAAGAGCAGGAATTGAAAGGAAAATAACACCACATCAGTTAAGGCTTAGCTTTGCAACTCATCTTTTAGAAGCTGGAGTTGACTTGAGAACCATTCAAGCACTTTTGGGGCATGAAGATATTAAAACAACTCAAATTTATACAAAAGTTGCAATGCCAGTTCTTTACAGAGCTATTAATTAAAATTCTTGAAGCTCAAACATGTCGTCACTATGTCGTCACTAATGACCCCCTACCCCTATCAAAAGCTTGAAAATAAGCCGGCGATGGGATTCGAACCCATGGCCTGCTGATTACGAATCAGCTGCTCTACCCCTGAGCTACGCCGGCTTAAATAAATTATAAATTCTTATTTTAAAAATTTCAAATATTTGAACTTACTTAGTTTTATGTTGAAAGATATTTTTCTTTTATTCTTTTGATTACTATATGAGCTGAATTAAAAGCTTTCATTATACTTCCTTGTTTAAAGGCTATATCCCCAACTAAAAAAATCTTTGGTAAATTGGTTTCAAAAAATTCATCTATCAGGGGATTCCCTTTTTCATCAAAATTAATTCCTATTCTTCTTAAAAAACTCTCCGGGGTTGTTCCTCCTAAACAATAATAAATTAAATCATAAAAATCTTCCTTTCCGTCTTTAAAATAAACCCTTACTTTTTCATTATAGGGTTCTATTTTTTCTATATCTGTTGCCATGAGAAGCTTTAATTTACCTTGTTTTTCTTTTTCTTCTAAATTTTTTAAATTAATCTCATTTATTCTAAAAAATTGGGGTCTCCTATAAGAAAGATAAACATCGTTTACTTCACAGAGACAACAAGCAACCTCTGCTGCGGTATTTCCTCCACCAACCACTAAAATTTTTTTATTTTCTGGTATCTCAAGAGGAGGTTCAAAAAATACCTTATTTTTTAATTCCTCAGGAATAGAATATGATGGTTTATTAGGTTTACCAAAAATACCAATAGCTATGATCACAAATTCAGCTAAATATTCTGGCTTATCTTTTACAAAAATTTCGTATTCTTCATCTGTTTTTCTTATTTCTGTAACCTCTGAATTTAACCTTATATCTAATTTCCATTTATTAATCCAATCTTCTATCCTTTTAAGAAACTCTTCTTTAGTTTCAGTTTCAAAGGAGCATATTCCAATAGGTTTTATATCTTTCTCTCTATAATTAGCATCTACTCTTTTACCAGGTTTATAAAATTTTACTATAGTACTACAGACAGTTTCTCCTTTTTCCAAAACTACAACAGGTTCTATATTATTTGCTTTTGCTTCTATAGCTGAAGCAATCCCAGCTGGTCCTGCTCCTATAATAGCAATTTTAACTTTTTCCATTTTTAAAATTCCTTTAATTTAGATTGTAAAAAAATTAAGCACCTATTTCTATAAGGGCAAAAACCTTGAAAATGTTTACATCCTTCTTCTATATTTACATATTCTTTAAACTTTTCACACCAAATTTTTTTATTTTCTCCTTTTTCTTTTTTATTTTTATATTCTTTCAATTTTTATTATTTCAAACTTCAAGCCAAGATTCAGAAAATATAATTTCTCCTGTTAAAACTTTTACAGTTTTATATATTTCAAGTTCTTTAGAAGAAAGTGACTGGATATCTATTTTTTCTCCATCCATTATTTTATGAACTAAAGAGACCCATTCAGGATGTTTACCTTTTGCAATTTCTACTAATTCTTTATCGTATATATCAAGTATTGCACTGTAAAGATTATATTTCATAAGCATCATAAGCATTACTCTATTTAAATAAGGTCTTAAATGGGAGGCTACACCATTTGAAACATTTGAAAGACCTACAATTGTTTTAACTCCTGGTGTAATTTCTTGAAGTATAGAAAGAAATTTAAGTACCTCTTTAATTTGTTGCACATCAAGGGTTATAGGAGTAAGAACTGGATCTACCCAAATTTTTTCATTGGGTATACCATATTCATTGAGTTTATTTACAAGATCCAATGCAAGATCAGCTCTTTCATTAGCATCTCTAAGAAGCCCTTTTTCTCCCCAAAGAAGTGCTACCACATCACAACCAATTTCAGCAGCAAAAGGAGCAAGTTTATCCAATTTATCTTTATGAATGGTAACTGAATTTATAAGTGCCTTTGAAGGTTGTTTAGAAGCTTTTATTCCTGCAATCATTGCTTCTGGATTTGTAGTATCAAGAGAAATAGGAATATCTACTACCTCTTCTACAATTTTAACTATCCAAGGAGCAAGTTCTAAAGCATCCTTTTTTGCAGGTCCAATATTAAGATCTAAATAATCTGCTCCTAACTTAACTCCATCCTTAGCCATTTGTTGAATAGGTTGAGGATTGCGTTCTTTTATAGCTTTACCTATCCTTTTTGACATTATGTTTATATTTTCAGCAATACAAATTACTTTATAACCGCTTTCTTCTTTTTCCTTTTCAAGTTTTTCCTTTTTTTCTTTTATAGTTTTTTCTTCTTTTAAAATTTCTATTTTTTCGAATGTCTTTTTCTCTTCTTTTATTTCCCTCTTCTCAGAAACCTTTTCCTCTTTTTTTAATTCTTCTTTCAATTCTTCATAAAATTTTTTAAAAAATGAAGGAATCCCGCTTGCCTCTCTTGGCCCAACAATGATTTTCCAGTCAGGAAGTTCATCTTCAAGTTCTCCCTTTATTCCTGCTAAATAACCAGGAATTATAAGATTTCTATGTTTAACTTTTTCTTCAATCCCACACTTTTTAACAAAAGGGGCAATGGTATCAGCACCAAATTTACCTGCTGCCCAAGCTGTAAGAACTGATAAACCATCAGTATCTTTTATGAGAAGCCAAGTAGGAACTCTACTTGCCTCTATTTCCCCACTTACGATAAAATAAGTAAGGGCAAAATTGCAGGTTATAGCTACCAGCGAATTTTCATCAGGACCATTAATAGGATAAATCCCCTCTTCAACAACCATAGGTTTTTGAGGATCTGTATAAATATTCATTCTTTCTATTAAAAGATTAAATAAAGCTTCTGGCTTAAGATCTGAAAGAATAATAATACTTCCATATTTGCAGATAATCATACTTGCAATAAGAATTTCTAATAAATCAGAATCTGTATATCGATAAGGAAAAGTTATAACAGGAAATCCTAAGAGTTTAAATCTACTTTTAATAGCTGATTTTCTTATAATTACTAAATCTTCAAACAACTCTCTTAATACTTGAGAACCTGGATCAAGAACTAATTCTTTTAAACCTTTTTTAAAAGCCTTTTCAGAAAGACTACAAACTTCATCTAAGGATTCTCCAATTATAGTAAGAGGAACCTTTGTTGAAAGAGAGAAATTAGCAAAATCTTCAAAATTTTGAGAATTTGCACCATAAATTAAAGGTTTAAAATTATTACATATTTCTATTGCTTTTTTTAGGGTTCCCACATCTGAAGAAGCTAAAACTAAGGCTACCCAAGGAAGTTCATTTCTTACTTTTTTCACAATCTCTATAAATCTTTCCTCAGAGCCTTCATCTTGCAAAAACAGAGTATCTAATCTTAAAATAGTTCCTACCCTTTCCCATTGAAGTTTTTTATACAATCCTATTCTTCTTGAAATTTCCTCATCCTTCATATTAGTGGAAATGAGAGTTCCTATAAGAGGAGGATTTTCAAAACGTTTGTCATGCCTAAATAGAACACTTTCCCCACCCAAAAAATAGACGTAATTACCTCCTCCCAATTCTACTTTTCTAATAGGAGGTGCTAAAGCTTCAGCTATTTCTTCTTTAATCTTTGGATCAATATAGGGACAAGCATCTATCTCTGCCTGACCAGAAGCTACTTTCATAGCAAAGGCCATACAAGTAGAAAAACCACATTCTTTACAATTTGTTTTAGGTAAATACTTTAGTATTTGAATTCCTGTAAGAGCCACCTTAATTCTCCTTTTTTATGAAATTTAGGTAAGGGGAGGTAATTTTAAAACCGGATGATTCACTTTTTTTACCCAATTAAAAAGTTCTTCCTCTGTATTGACTACACTTTCATCGGCTATTTTTTCAAGAAAATCAGGAACTCCTAACTCTTCTGCCCTTTTTTGAAGTTTTTCCTTTAACTCTTCTTTAAGTATTTTAGGCATCCAAACAATTCTCAAAAATCCATCTTCTGCGGATATAAATTTTTTAGAAATAATATATTGCTTAGAAATACCTAAAAACCCTGGAGTAACTTGTCCTCCTCCTATCATTCCTGCAAGGGTAGAGAATTTAAGTCCTATTGGAGTTTCTTTATCAAATTCTCGATTTACTATAATGATTCCATTTACTGGTGCAGAAATTGCTGCAATAGCCTCCATACAACCGCATACAGTCATAGGATCATTCATAATACTATATAAACTTACCCTTTCTACTTTCCCTTTTGAGGCTTTTTTAACGAATTCATTTACTCCTTTAAATTGTCCTAATTTTAAATCTATAATCTCTCCTTTTAAAATGGGCTGATTTGGACCAGCTGGATTAATCTGATAATAAGCTTTTCCATCAAGCCAGCTATAAGCACCACAAGGCCCTCCTCTTTCAGGAGTAATTACACAAACATGAGTAGGGGCAAAACTTTGACAAAGGGTACAAGAATAAAATTCTTCTACATTTTCATCTACCATCCCAGCGAGTCTTGCATCTCTTTTCTCATATATACTTTTTGCTTTTTCTATTAATTTTTTTACCATTTCTTCATCTGTAAAAATCTCTACTTCACATTTATCTACAATGCTACTAAATTCTTGTTTTATTCTGTTATATAAAATCTCTCCTATATGTTTCAAAAGGAATCCCTTTTCTACTGCCTGTTTACTAATTCTTATCCATACTATATTTCTTTGTCCTATATGCATAATACCCTGGGCATAATTGATAAAATAATGAATTTGTCTTTCCATAATAGGTTCAAAATCTTCTTGCATATTAGTGCCAGCTACTTTTATTACAATAGCAAGCGGAAGTCTATAAGGTGGACCTTTTTTATCTATTTTGGGAAGATCAGAAATTTCCGGCCCTATCACCCTTATTTCTCCATCTTTAACTTCCTCAAAAGATGAAGATATTAATAATTCTAAGGCTGATGTTCTCCCTCCTCCACATTCTAAATAAAGATCTTCTTTTCTTACTCTTTCTCCCTCAAAAGCAGGGGCATAAGAAACTGGGATATTAAGTTTTGTTTTGGTAATTTTTAATCCCCTTACTTCTAAAGCCTTTTCTATTAATTCTTGAGAAGCAATTTCTGGAACGGAACTCCTGTAAAACTCTTGATTTTCCATTATTACCTGAAAATAGCAATGAGTAGGTTTGGAAATTAAAGCTTCATAAATACAAATCCCAGGAATTTTGATTTCAGGTACAGCCCAATCACAAATTATAGGAATCCCCCAATTTAAAGCTCCTAAACCATTAGCTACCCATTCCTCTGTAGGTGGACCAAAGGTTATTACAAAAGCAAAGGTTTTATATTTATTAAAAAGTAAATTATTTATATAATCCCCCGGCTTTACCCCACCAAAAGACATAGCAACTCTACAAGCAAAACCAATAGCAAAAACTATACTAGTATAGTGAGGACCAAAAGGTACTAATCTTACTGGCCAACCAAGTTGTAATCCTGCCTCTCTTAAAAGATAGGGCATATAAACACCATTGGTTTGATCATGCATAAATACATAAAGTCCTTTTTCAAGAAGGTCTTGAACAATATTTTTAGCTGTTTCTTTATCTGGAGGTGAACCAAGTAAAACTGCAAAACCAGGAGA
The window above is part of the Thermodesulfobacterium geofontis OPF15 genome. Proteins encoded here:
- the ispG gene encoding flavodoxin-dependent (E)-4-hydroxy-3-methylbut-2-enyl-diphosphate synthase yields the protein MFPKIKRKKTKVVKVGSVLIGGENPIRVQSMTNTDTRDVKATLEQIYKLHYAGCEIIRVTIPDEKAVSALKEITKKSPMPVIADLHFVTSLGEKAVKAGIAGIRINPGTFKNLKNLDRLIEVCKDYGVCIRIGINAGSLETKILKKYKTPTPSAMVESAINWVNYIVEKFDYQNIKVSLKSSNWWDTVKAYELFSKKSDFPLHIGVTEAGGLIPGTIKNTMAITYLLLKGIGDTLRVSLTADPVEEVYVAYEILRNLGLRTLHPDIIACPMCGRCEIDLMKLYREVENWAKNVKANLRLAVMGCIVNGPGEAKHADLGITGGKGVGIIFREGKIIKKVPEDQLLNEFFKEIETFLKEHPERLINL
- a CDS encoding DUF996 domain-containing protein; protein product: MNGGLSTPKLLGGIGSILLVLTVTPYLGSIAGLVGIILILISLNMFSKIFNDPQIFRNALISFILAIIGVFVIMLTIGITFFSFFTMMGSYHLHMFSSIGIGTIFSFIVTYLLLIISAHYLKSSFYLLSSYTGINLYKTGGFWYFIGTLLIIVVIGFLINLVAWVLIAVAFFTTPEEIKSTA
- a CDS encoding transposase — protein: MTEDEVRSWKEKALSEEYLAIFLDGTYLPIRRNEVAKEPVYLALRIKLDGRREILGF
- a CDS encoding TonB-dependent receptor plug domain-containing protein, with product MSKKVFHKLSFLFLLGTLVSPSFGAEESKEVKEIPEVVVSADRIEEPLKEVTSQVTVITKEELEKKNFIFLTDVLRTLPQLYIRANGGPGQTAGAILPRGVKSAHTLVLIDGFKINDPSSGQVDLGSLTVDDIERIEIIEGPQSTLYGSEAVAGVINIITKKGKGRPKIGLYLEGGSYGTYKPSFELSGELKNIDFRLNTFYYYTDGFSAYRYGKEKDGFKNSFASAKIGLNLLPKVRFEFLGRYNYGRIEYDGWDEDAENLRKDYNYLVGAKLNLDLFEQFKQTFSIYKNYSQRKYYEPISWSPYTRYTPSTEGFSWENFLNLGKTYSLVFGLDFKREEVEMLSESSWGSSSYDKKREYTGIFLNNKLYLLENELLLTAGLRYDNYKNLGEKTTYRLGISYIIPKIDVKLKANYGTSFRVPTFDDLYYPIFSNPNLKPEESKGWDLGFEKTFLENKLILGGSVFYQRYKDLIQFDLQTWQPQNIGKAVIKGAEVYLTLKLTQNLSLKANYTYLDSEDRDKEKYLIYKPSHKAEATLEYSLKNLSVIADYVYTGERFANPLNTQKLKSYSLFNLSTNYSFNPKIKFYLKVENLFNANYEEVKDYGTPDRSFYAGIKFNY
- the rsmI gene encoding 16S rRNA (cytidine(1402)-2'-O)-methyltransferase, whose translation is MEKTKGKLYVVGVPIGNLEDITLRALEVLKNVKIIASEDTRSVKKLLNHYRCGSKKLISLYKDVEIERSHKVLKFLEEGEDVVLTSEAGCPLISDPGAYLVREAYKKGIKVVPVPGVSALTCALSVSGVNLSSGFIFLGFLPRKKTEQKRVLENLPRNLPIVIFESPHRMVKTAKNLLEILGNCECFLARELTKLHEELLWTDLETLAKRENFLGEITLIILPKPKIEKLPIKKEISDLKKKIEELKNSGLKPKEIAKILAEEYKLSAKDIYKLITKD
- a CDS encoding transposase, with the protein product MEEGKYLDFDYLDLKGNDLPGIENAIKMVYPSSEWQLCVLHTVRNSLNKVRVKDRGLFAEDLKRIYRAETKEKAKEGILRLKERWGKIYPKVVKKWEDKAYALLTFLRYPKEIRQFIYTTNQLKRLAKEIKRRIKVISG
- a CDS encoding NAD(P)-binding domain-containing protein translates to MEKVKIAIIGAGPAGIASAIEAKANNIEPVVVLEKGETVCSTIVKFYKPGKRVDANYREKDIKPIGICSFETETKEEFLKRIEDWINKWKLDIRLNSEVTEIRKTDEEYEIFVKDKPEYLAEFVIIAIGIFGKPNKPSYSIPEELKNKVFFEPPLEIPENKKILVVGGGNTAAEVACCLCEVNDVYLSYRRPQFFRINEINLKNLEEKEKQGKLKLLMATDIEKIEPYNEKVRVYFKDGKEDFYDLIYYCLGGTTPESFLRRIGINFDEKGNPLIDEFFETNLPKIFLVGDIAFKQGSIMKAFNSAHIVIKRIKEKYLST
- a CDS encoding YkgJ family cysteine cluster protein, with the protein product MDAITNLRGLDKIIVPIRLTSSSKIRFQCYPGVPCFKLCCSDLFLPLTPYDIIRIRDRLGLTTDEFLLLYTEPFILPKSGLPIVRLKMREDEEKTCPFLGEGGCTIYEVRPLACRYYPLGFGMFRNRDEGKNEDIYYLVKEGFCQGLDSGEEMTVEEYRISQGIPELEEPIKEWGEIIMRKESFGPMEVPEKSLQLFFMVSSNPERFRAFVFESKFLDMFEVPEETLEEIKKDDLKLLQFGFKWLKTVLFGDKLVKRKKEGPSVKKIKPF
- a CDS encoding transposase → MKNLLEKLMLEKRKIYLEEIEDYANGFYIRDLLTKYGKVQDLKVPRVRNGGFRPAILVFTPKRFSVNKGDRR